The following coding sequences lie in one Fusibacter sp. A1 genomic window:
- a CDS encoding translation factor GTPase family protein, which produces MHKTIGVFAHVDAGKTTFSESLLYYTNQLKEKGRVDHKTSFLDTHDIERERGITIFADQALFDYKDHTYYLIDTPGHVDFTPEMERSMMIMDYAIIIVSAVEGIQGHTETVWQLLKDHHIPTFIFINKIDRVGADVEAVADELKGEFSSEICLLKEDHLDLLYEYAAERDEALLDLYLVGNRTDPEWVRKITNLITNRNLIVCMSGSALKDQGIEPFFELIHKYSTTAYSSNDKTLAAKVYKIRYDEKGTRVTYLKLISGSIHVRDMLEYSANSEIYHEKITQIRLVNGRKSENVDGALAGQVVGIVGFSQTYSGLEIGSERHDTTSHIIPTLKSKVIYKADVNLKALVKAFNELNEEDPTLNVVWEEQHAELTIQVMGIIQLEVLKHLLKQRFGFDISFDKPSIIYKESIADTAIGKGHFEPLGHYAEVHLKLEKGQRGSGVQFLNACHADDMTTGNQNLVKHHLFEKAHRGLLTGSPLTDLKVTLLTGKAHKMHTSGGDFREATKRALRQGLEKADNLLLEPYYNFRIKVHLDHLGRVLSDIQKFSGTFSPPEIKTDKVIITGRAPVATLMEYPLELAAFTAGKGMIQLVVCGYDTCHNTHEVIKEKAYDKHTDSEYSSSSIFCSKGSGYTVDWEEAEALMHCES; this is translated from the coding sequence ATGCATAAAACCATTGGAGTGTTCGCTCATGTCGATGCGGGTAAAACCACATTTTCTGAGAGTCTACTGTATTACACCAACCAACTTAAAGAAAAAGGAAGGGTAGATCATAAGACTTCTTTTTTAGATACCCACGACATTGAAAGAGAGCGCGGTATCACCATTTTTGCCGATCAGGCCCTCTTTGACTATAAAGATCATACCTACTATTTAATCGATACCCCTGGTCATGTGGACTTTACACCAGAGATGGAACGCAGCATGATGATCATGGACTATGCCATCATCATCGTAAGCGCTGTGGAAGGCATCCAAGGACATACAGAAACCGTATGGCAACTCCTAAAAGACCATCATATTCCAACATTCATATTCATTAATAAGATAGACCGCGTAGGGGCTGATGTAGAAGCTGTTGCAGATGAACTTAAAGGTGAGTTTTCATCAGAAATTTGCCTTTTGAAAGAAGATCATTTGGACTTACTCTATGAGTATGCGGCAGAACGGGATGAAGCCCTGCTCGACCTATACCTAGTAGGCAATAGGACTGATCCGGAGTGGGTCAGAAAAATCACTAACCTGATCACTAACAGGAACTTAATTGTCTGTATGAGCGGAAGCGCCCTTAAAGACCAAGGAATTGAGCCGTTCTTCGAGTTGATTCATAAGTACTCAACCACAGCTTATTCAAGTAACGACAAAACTTTAGCAGCAAAAGTCTATAAAATACGCTATGACGAAAAAGGAACTCGCGTCACTTATTTGAAACTGATTTCGGGTTCAATACATGTTAGAGACATGCTTGAGTACAGTGCAAATTCTGAAATCTATCATGAGAAGATCACTCAAATCAGACTGGTAAACGGTAGAAAATCGGAAAACGTCGATGGTGCCCTTGCTGGACAAGTTGTGGGGATCGTAGGATTTTCACAGACCTATTCCGGTTTAGAGATAGGAAGCGAGCGACACGACACGACATCCCACATCATTCCTACACTCAAATCAAAAGTCATCTATAAGGCCGATGTCAACCTAAAAGCACTGGTAAAAGCCTTCAACGAGTTAAACGAAGAGGATCCTACACTGAACGTGGTTTGGGAAGAGCAACACGCTGAACTGACGATCCAGGTCATGGGAATCATTCAACTCGAAGTCCTTAAGCATCTCTTAAAGCAGCGTTTTGGTTTTGATATCAGTTTTGACAAACCAAGCATCATCTACAAAGAGAGCATCGCCGATACAGCCATTGGAAAAGGGCATTTTGAACCCTTGGGCCACTACGCCGAAGTTCACCTTAAGCTTGAAAAAGGCCAGCGAGGTTCGGGCGTCCAATTTCTGAACGCCTGCCATGCCGATGATATGACAACAGGCAATCAAAATCTGGTAAAACATCATCTCTTCGAAAAAGCCCATCGTGGACTTCTGACAGGCAGTCCTCTCACCGATCTTAAAGTCACCCTCCTAACGGGCAAGGCGCATAAGATGCATACCTCGGGTGGTGATTTTAGAGAAGCGACAAAACGTGCCCTCAGGCAGGGTCTCGAAAAAGCCGACAACCTGCTCCTGGAGCCCTACTACAACTTTAGAATCAAAGTGCATCTCGACCACTTGGGACGTGTGCTTAGTGACATTCAAAAATTTTCAGGAACCTTCTCACCACCCGAAATCAAAACAGATAAGGTCATCATAACAGGTAGAGCGCCAGTCGCAACCCTTATGGAATACCCGCTGGAACTTGCGGCTTTTACAGCAGGTAAAGGCATGATTCAACTCGTCGTCTGTGGTTATGACACCTGTCATAACACCCACGAAGTCATCAAAGAAAAGGCATACGATAAGCACACAGACAGCGAGTATTCCTCTTCTTCTATCTTTTGCTCAAAAGGCAGCGGCTATACGGTTGATTGGGAAGAAGCAGAAGCGCTTATGCACTGCGAATCATAA
- a CDS encoding HlyD family secretion protein — MKKAIFMGLSLIVSMSLVACSAQAVKVEDQEMPEVIQDQHIEVYGKVVAGETKVITLNQSFMIEETNAKVGTSLKKGDNLITFNPSDIMAQKNLLEMQIASLSRQIEKGDLGYSQANHSYASTKAEVDAAQETYEKNLKLYGANAISESELKQSKDQLDTAKRQLEASGLSVTSALSTSTTQTEALALDLKRSQNQLDQILQLLNNPFVNNGEIVCAFDHAIVSEVHVQSGTYYSSFSPLLELINQEKLLVRATVSEEYMNSISLEQNVEVSILAYPDMQFQGQITFISAKAEFEGGETVIPIEITLEDTMDLMPNMNADIKIPVQ, encoded by the coding sequence ATGAAAAAGGCGATTTTTATGGGATTAAGCCTCATAGTATCTATGAGTCTTGTAGCATGCAGTGCCCAAGCTGTTAAGGTAGAAGACCAAGAAATGCCAGAAGTGATTCAGGATCAACACATAGAGGTTTACGGCAAGGTAGTGGCAGGTGAGACAAAAGTCATCACTTTGAATCAGAGCTTTATGATTGAAGAGACAAATGCAAAAGTGGGAACAAGTTTAAAGAAGGGCGATAACCTCATCACCTTTAATCCTTCCGATATAATGGCACAGAAAAACCTGCTAGAAATGCAGATTGCCAGTTTATCACGGCAAATTGAAAAAGGTGATCTAGGTTATTCTCAGGCTAATCATAGTTATGCCAGTACAAAAGCAGAAGTGGATGCTGCCCAAGAAACCTATGAGAAAAATCTAAAACTCTACGGAGCTAATGCGATTTCTGAGTCAGAACTTAAGCAATCGAAGGATCAACTGGATACCGCAAAACGTCAGCTAGAGGCTTCGGGTCTGTCTGTCACAAGTGCCTTATCAACATCTACAACTCAAACAGAAGCTTTGGCTTTAGACTTAAAACGCTCACAAAACCAACTTGATCAAATTCTTCAGTTATTGAACAATCCATTTGTTAATAATGGCGAAATAGTGTGCGCCTTTGACCATGCCATTGTCTCTGAAGTACATGTGCAATCAGGTACTTATTATAGTTCATTTAGTCCTCTGCTTGAACTTATTAATCAAGAGAAGTTATTGGTTCGAGCCACTGTTTCCGAAGAGTATATGAACTCCATAAGTTTGGAGCAAAATGTAGAAGTTTCTATTCTTGCTTACCCAGACATGCAGTTTCAGGGTCAAATTACATTCATCAGTGCAAAGGCAGAATTTGAAGGTGGAGAGACTGTGATTCCTATCGAAATAACTCTTGAAGACACGATGGACCTTATGCCTAATATGAATGCTGATATTAAAATACCGGTGCAGTAA
- a CDS encoding ABC transporter ATP-binding protein, giving the protein MSIIQVIQLYKRFPMGKAEVEILKDIHLSVNEGEFVSIMGPSGSGKSTLLYLLGGLDKPSEGKVLIGGKDITIMKDKQESILRRRDIGFVFQFYNLVPNLNVIDNIMLPVLLDGGKHKDYQRPLSDILDIVGLSDKKKHTPRELSGGQQQRVAIARALINDPDIILADEPIGNLDSKTGTDIMKLFKTINKEKGKTVVQVTHAMESAAYSDRIIMVRDGRIIDHNFQQTSQIV; this is encoded by the coding sequence ATGTCAATCATCCAAGTCATTCAATTATACAAGCGGTTTCCCATGGGAAAAGCAGAAGTTGAAATTTTAAAAGATATTCATTTATCAGTGAATGAAGGCGAGTTTGTAAGCATCATGGGACCATCGGGTTCTGGAAAAAGCACTTTGTTGTACTTGTTGGGAGGCCTTGATAAACCGAGTGAAGGCAAGGTCCTAATTGGTGGCAAGGATATTACCATCATGAAAGATAAGCAAGAAAGCATTTTAAGAAGGCGGGACATAGGATTTGTCTTTCAGTTTTACAACTTGGTTCCCAACCTAAATGTAATCGACAACATCATGTTGCCTGTGCTTTTAGATGGGGGCAAACACAAGGACTACCAAAGGCCCTTAAGTGACATTTTAGACATCGTTGGTTTGTCTGATAAAAAGAAACACACTCCAAGAGAACTGTCAGGCGGACAGCAACAGAGGGTGGCCATTGCCAGAGCCCTCATAAATGATCCGGACATTATTCTAGCAGATGAGCCCATCGGTAACCTGGATTCAAAAACTGGTACAGATATTATGAAACTCTTTAAAACCATCAATAAAGAAAAGGGTAAAACCGTGGTTCAGGTTACTCATGCCATGGAATCGGCAGCCTATAGTGACCGAATCATTATGGTGAGAGATGGCCGTATTATTGATCATAACTTTCAACAAACTAGTCAAATTGTGTAG
- a CDS encoding ABC transporter permease gives MGIIVKFTLRSIKEKKFRTFLILLSITLSVALTFASIALKDSITDTFTEMIKKYMGTANVLITANEESPSQTIRLKPLGDAQTFIDYQIGTVDAQAEYKRPGETKAQKISIRGYEQADLDLLGVVNLITTLDEPYVGKVMYVSEQAASANGWTLGQSIDVTVQGQKHKVRIAGIGANQGALSYQDGASFAVMPTSALQKMFNIEGRYTFVLAKTAEGVPISEGIEALKGVYKRYEVSEPVPWDEIITMLNSIVIPFMFMLLLVIATAVFIIYTAFKVITTEKLPILGTFRSIGATKATTDFVLIMESVFYGIIGSAFGLALGTVVLNLLGGMMAKGMMGGEVAAQTSASVHYYVIAGSFGLVLSVLSGLVPIIKVSKISVRDIVLGTIQQVKSRKITTLISGICIIFASLAIPLFMKGPMALPLNGIATLLLCIGLVFIIPFAADLLVTLIAKPVQKIFGNLGYIAVMNIRGNDSIINNISLLSLGIAGILLINTISFSITTEVLKVYNDVKYDVDLSLNNANRQTLGRVLAIKGVDEVYGVYQASAEVENTGVKLGFVQGVDGMDFFDYWHMDFMTPTDLSQKYLGQSRVIIINQTIKNKLNVDVGDVIPLTFSKDITRDYVVVGVINTLMNNGNYAITSGKTLKQDAGLSGYSSILIKTSAPNEVKAAIEDKYKREWYWVQTLDEMEAQNNAANAAIIGALKSFSIIAMMIGIFGILNNFVVSLMARSRSMAVMKSVGLSKKQTVSMLSLEALISGLIGGMMGVLGSLAMIVQIGVILHLIDLPIKLSIDSGIMLTGFIAGGLISVVSNWLPAIRTSKQSIVAAIKFE, from the coding sequence ATGGGCATAATAGTTAAATTTACACTGCGTAGCATTAAAGAAAAAAAGTTTAGGACTTTTCTCATACTCTTGTCAATTACCTTATCTGTCGCATTAACCTTTGCCTCGATAGCCCTAAAAGATAGCATCACTGACACCTTTACAGAGATGATTAAAAAGTACATGGGAACGGCTAATGTGTTGATTACTGCGAATGAGGAGTCGCCGAGTCAAACCATAAGGTTAAAACCTTTGGGTGATGCACAGACTTTTATCGATTATCAGATTGGAACGGTTGATGCTCAAGCTGAGTATAAGCGACCAGGTGAAACGAAAGCACAAAAGATAAGCATTAGGGGATATGAGCAAGCGGATCTCGATTTACTTGGGGTTGTCAACCTTATAACGACCCTTGATGAACCTTATGTTGGTAAGGTAATGTACGTTTCTGAGCAAGCGGCAAGTGCAAATGGATGGACATTAGGACAGAGTATCGATGTCACGGTACAAGGTCAAAAACACAAGGTGCGTATTGCCGGTATTGGCGCTAACCAAGGGGCGCTTTCGTACCAAGACGGCGCAAGTTTTGCAGTAATGCCTACAAGCGCCCTTCAAAAAATGTTCAATATCGAAGGCCGTTATACCTTTGTGTTGGCAAAAACTGCAGAGGGCGTACCTATTTCAGAAGGAATTGAAGCCCTTAAAGGGGTTTATAAACGGTATGAGGTGAGCGAACCTGTACCCTGGGATGAAATCATCACAATGCTCAATAGCATTGTGATTCCCTTTATGTTCATGTTGCTTCTTGTGATTGCCACGGCTGTTTTTATCATCTATACCGCATTTAAGGTCATTACCACTGAGAAGTTACCTATACTTGGAACGTTTAGGTCCATAGGTGCCACAAAAGCCACAACTGACTTTGTTTTAATCATGGAAAGTGTCTTTTACGGCATCATTGGTTCTGCCTTTGGCCTAGCCTTAGGTACAGTCGTGCTTAATTTGTTAGGCGGAATGATGGCCAAGGGTATGATGGGCGGAGAAGTCGCTGCTCAAACAAGTGCTTCGGTTCACTACTATGTGATTGCAGGTAGTTTCGGGCTTGTACTTTCAGTATTAAGTGGTCTTGTTCCCATCATTAAAGTGTCTAAGATTTCTGTAAGAGATATTGTACTGGGAACCATACAACAAGTGAAAAGCAGAAAAATAACAACCTTAATCTCAGGTATTTGCATTATTTTTGCATCCTTAGCCATCCCCTTATTTATGAAAGGTCCCATGGCGTTACCCTTAAACGGGATTGCTACACTTTTATTGTGTATCGGACTTGTTTTTATAATCCCCTTTGCGGCGGATCTTCTTGTAACCCTGATTGCTAAACCCGTACAAAAGATCTTTGGTAACTTGGGTTATATAGCCGTCATGAACATCAGGGGCAATGACAGTATCATCAATAATATTTCACTGCTGTCACTTGGTATCGCAGGGATCTTACTAATCAATACCATTAGTTTCTCCATAACCACCGAGGTCTTAAAGGTATATAACGATGTTAAATACGATGTAGACCTTAGTCTTAATAACGCCAACAGGCAGACCCTAGGACGAGTACTTGCCATTAAAGGGGTGGATGAGGTTTACGGTGTTTATCAGGCCAGTGCTGAGGTAGAAAACACAGGAGTTAAGTTGGGCTTTGTTCAAGGTGTAGACGGTATGGACTTTTTCGACTACTGGCACATGGATTTTATGACGCCCACAGATTTATCCCAAAAGTATTTGGGACAGTCGCGCGTCATCATCATCAATCAAACCATAAAAAACAAGTTGAACGTTGATGTTGGGGATGTGATTCCCCTGACATTTTCAAAAGACATCACCCGGGACTATGTGGTGGTAGGAGTAATCAATACTCTCATGAACAACGGAAACTACGCTATTACATCTGGAAAAACACTTAAACAAGATGCAGGATTATCGGGTTATAGCAGCATTTTGATAAAAACGAGTGCACCCAACGAAGTAAAAGCAGCAATTGAAGACAAATATAAGCGCGAATGGTACTGGGTACAAACCCTAGACGAGATGGAAGCCCAGAATAACGCAGCGAACGCAGCAATCATAGGCGCCCTTAAAAGCTTTTCAATTATTGCAATGATGATAGGGATCTTTGGCATATTAAACAACTTTGTAGTGAGTTTAATGGCAAGGTCACGAAGTATGGCGGTCATGAAGTCAGTCGGCTTATCAAAAAAGCAAACGGTGAGTATGCTTAGTTTAGAAGCCCTGATCAGCGGTCTCATTGGTGGCATGATGGGGGTCTTGGGGAGCCTTGCCATGATTGTGCAAATTGGGGTAATCTTACACCTGATCGACCTTCCCATCAAGTTAAGTATTGATTCAGGCATCATGCTGACGGGTTTTATCGCTGGAGGCCTTATCTCAGTGGTATCTAATTGGCTGCCAGCCATTAGAACTTCAAAACAAAGCATTGTTGCTGCCATAAAATTCGAATAA
- a CDS encoding alpha/beta hydrolase, with protein MEKVKIINQKGLTIIGSHYSCESESIVIMAHGFTNDKSSNGRFDTLAEALLKQGFDSLVFDFSGSGESDDDELTSLNQANDMESVITFALKSGYKNLVLFGNSFGTLACLKNYRDEVKTMILVGALTDKMVYDWSDYYTKDELKELTEVGCFLDKTSRKHKISRQTLLDFEEVNQEDLLRDLKCPVLIIHGDHPEDEEELLLLKHSRKALEKLPENSKLKVIKNGRHGLRDEWGQVIDLTCDWLHRHI; from the coding sequence ATGGAAAAGGTAAAGATTATCAATCAAAAGGGATTAACGATCATCGGCAGTCATTATTCGTGTGAGTCCGAATCGATTGTAATCATGGCACATGGATTCACCAATGACAAATCTTCTAATGGACGCTTTGATACGTTAGCTGAAGCACTTCTAAAACAAGGTTTCGACAGTTTGGTCTTTGATTTTAGTGGATCTGGCGAGAGTGATGATGATGAGTTGACCTCATTGAATCAAGCCAATGACATGGAGTCGGTTATTACATTTGCCCTAAAAAGCGGCTATAAGAACCTTGTTCTCTTTGGCAACAGTTTTGGTACACTGGCGTGCCTTAAGAATTACAGGGATGAAGTGAAAACCATGATTCTTGTGGGAGCGTTAACAGACAAGATGGTTTACGACTGGTCGGACTACTACACAAAAGATGAGTTGAAAGAGTTAACTGAAGTAGGGTGTTTTCTTGATAAGACAAGTAGAAAACACAAGATTTCAAGGCAGACCTTATTGGATTTTGAAGAAGTGAATCAAGAAGACTTGTTGCGTGATCTAAAATGCCCAGTACTGATAATTCACGGAGATCATCCTGAAGATGAGGAAGAGCTGCTTTTACTGAAACACTCTAGGAAAGCATTAGAAAAACTTCCAGAGAACTCAAAGCTAAAAGTTATTAAAAACGGGCGGCATGGCTTGCGTGATGAGTGGGGGCAAGTGATTGATTTGACTTGTGATTGGCTGCACAGGCACATATAA
- a CDS encoding aromatic ring-hydroxylating dioxygenase subunit alpha, which translates to MFKNQWYAILESHEVKSKPIGVTRMGEKLVLWRNSRGDVSCIFDQCCHRGASLALGCVNEDKIACPFHGFEYDKSGKVTLIPANGKASSVAERYKVNAYPIREANGFIWLWYGAYAEDNLPDLPMFEEIKEGFVYKTFSEVWDVDFTRSIENQLDVVHVPFVHATTIGRGGRTIVNGPVVKWQEDLMTIYVSSSLDDGKTIALGADEIKNYESLFRLQFQVPNLWLNHIAEKVKVFAAFVPIDDTHTKIYLRFYQKFLPVPVLGKAMASLSNIYNKKILHQDRDVVLTQRPKKSSLRMDEKLIPGDLPIIEFRKRLEKG; encoded by the coding sequence ATGTTTAAAAATCAGTGGTATGCGATACTTGAAAGCCATGAAGTAAAATCAAAGCCTATTGGCGTGACTAGAATGGGCGAGAAGCTTGTTTTATGGAGAAATAGTCGTGGTGATGTGTCATGTATCTTTGACCAGTGTTGTCACCGGGGGGCGAGCTTGGCACTCGGCTGTGTGAACGAGGATAAAATTGCCTGTCCATTTCACGGTTTCGAATATGACAAGTCTGGCAAAGTGACGCTGATTCCTGCAAACGGAAAAGCCTCCAGTGTAGCAGAACGATACAAGGTGAATGCTTACCCCATAAGAGAAGCTAATGGCTTTATTTGGCTTTGGTATGGAGCGTATGCAGAGGATAACCTTCCTGACCTGCCAATGTTTGAAGAGATAAAAGAAGGCTTTGTGTATAAGACGTTTTCAGAAGTCTGGGATGTGGATTTTACAAGGTCTATCGAAAACCAACTCGATGTGGTCCATGTGCCCTTTGTTCACGCGACAACGATTGGGCGTGGTGGGAGAACCATTGTGAATGGTCCTGTCGTAAAATGGCAAGAGGACTTAATGACGATCTATGTCAGTAGCAGTTTGGATGATGGAAAAACAATCGCACTAGGTGCCGATGAAATCAAGAACTACGAATCACTCTTCAGGTTACAGTTTCAGGTTCCCAACTTATGGCTCAACCATATCGCAGAGAAGGTAAAGGTCTTTGCGGCTTTTGTACCGATTGATGACACTCATACTAAAATCTATCTAAGATTTTATCAGAAATTCCTGCCGGTGCCCGTTTTGGGGAAGGCAATGGCGAGTCTGAGCAATATCTACAATAAAAAAATTCTACATCAGGACAGGGATGTGGTATTAACACAACGCCCAAAAAAATCATCGCTTAGGATGGATGAAAAATTAATCCCAGGCGATTTACCGATTATTGAATTTAGGAAGCGTCTTGAAAAGGGTTAA
- a CDS encoding methyltransferase yields MYNDTFMELNEAVYFFSMINSNAEGPLTITLDDPTVKKLGMTASVIKAMMRILVVSRMIDHKTGSYLLTDEQSEKHKQILENIQSRNQKHHFDAFYDKALNRSQFFFNDLSNAEYEIYSKCNFPITRKTGTRISEHIDLSNKKVLELGGNSGGLGTALVEQYEDCSYTIVDTEIPCKVGNEYKRLNEVDMTFIEGDIFDLELPCEIYDYVILMNLLHDFDDEKCVRILNSCKGYLGAKTKFIIIEDILINEFEPKEAVMHGLRLSVECRGGKQRTLEEFSNLFSSIGYKLDYSIRVDSVHGMLMMRLETEVY; encoded by the coding sequence ATGTACAATGACACCTTTATGGAACTGAACGAAGCTGTTTACTTTTTTAGCATGATCAACAGTAACGCGGAAGGACCGTTAACTATCACGCTAGACGATCCAACCGTTAAAAAGCTGGGAATGACAGCAAGTGTTATAAAAGCCATGATGAGAATCTTGGTTGTAAGCCGAATGATCGATCACAAGACTGGCAGCTATCTATTGACTGATGAGCAAAGTGAAAAACACAAGCAAATTCTTGAGAATATCCAAAGCAGAAATCAAAAACATCACTTTGATGCTTTCTACGATAAAGCGCTTAACAGATCGCAGTTCTTTTTTAATGATCTTAGTAACGCGGAATACGAAATCTACTCCAAGTGCAACTTTCCGATCACGCGCAAAACAGGCACTAGGATAAGTGAACATATTGATTTAAGCAATAAGAAAGTACTTGAATTAGGTGGAAATAGCGGCGGTTTAGGAACGGCTCTGGTTGAGCAGTATGAAGACTGCTCTTACACCATTGTCGATACTGAAATTCCTTGTAAGGTTGGTAATGAGTATAAGCGCCTTAACGAGGTGGACATGACCTTTATTGAAGGGGATATCTTTGATTTAGAGTTGCCCTGTGAAATTTATGATTATGTGATCCTGATGAATTTACTGCATGATTTTGATGATGAGAAATGTGTTCGTATTCTAAATAGCTGCAAAGGTTATTTAGGAGCAAAGACAAAGTTTATCATTATTGAAGATATTCTGATCAATGAGTTTGAACCCAAAGAAGCTGTCATGCACGGCCTTAGATTATCAGTCGAGTGCAGAGGTGGTAAACAAAGGACTTTAGAAGAGTTTTCGAACTTGTTCTCATCGATAGGTTACAAACTTGATTATTCAATAAGAGTAGACAGTGTGCATGGGATGTTGATGATGCGACTCGAGACAGAGGTGTATTAG
- a CDS encoding aminoglycoside phosphotransferase family protein: MQIDERYKKDLIDFMGEKAIKWFEEIPAIIETCQKNWLLNEVSPVANLSYNYVCTAVSRLYGDVVLKIGLPDAESAIERHALKDLNQEYMCHVHAVDEALGAMLIKRFTPGDELWSLKDPKIMLEIATPIIKAVPTDKINKEIYPEHRQWLARIFTFIRGKYSADHKWFKHMEAAERVYDDLDVDNNPIKLLHGDLHHGNIINHDGEWHVIDPKGVIGYYSLEVGRYMNNQFDVKSEGHDEVLTLMIDTFSQALHLSKSLILKSFYIDLVLSTSWYYEDVNLDEEGISEGIENCDYILNLIKSKSV; encoded by the coding sequence ATGCAAATCGATGAAAGGTATAAAAAAGACTTGATTGATTTCATGGGTGAGAAAGCGATCAAGTGGTTTGAAGAGATTCCTGCGATTATCGAAACCTGTCAAAAAAACTGGTTGCTGAACGAGGTTAGCCCAGTAGCAAATCTATCCTATAACTATGTTTGTACAGCCGTATCCAGGCTTTACGGTGATGTCGTGCTTAAGATTGGTCTTCCGGATGCCGAATCAGCGATCGAAAGACATGCCCTAAAGGATTTGAATCAGGAATACATGTGCCATGTTCACGCCGTAGACGAAGCGCTTGGCGCGATGCTTATCAAACGGTTTACCCCTGGGGATGAACTATGGTCGCTTAAGGATCCTAAGATCATGCTTGAGATTGCAACGCCCATTATAAAAGCTGTTCCTACAGATAAGATCAATAAGGAGATTTATCCCGAGCATAGGCAGTGGCTGGCTAGGATATTCACATTTATACGTGGAAAGTACAGTGCTGACCACAAGTGGTTTAAGCATATGGAGGCTGCGGAAAGAGTCTATGATGACTTGGATGTAGACAATAATCCGATCAAACTGCTTCATGGCGACCTGCACCACGGCAATATCATCAATCATGACGGGGAGTGGCATGTCATTGATCCTAAAGGCGTCATCGGGTATTACAGCCTTGAAGTCGGCCGTTATATGAACAATCAATTTGATGTGAAAAGTGAAGGGCACGACGAGGTGCTGACACTGATGATCGACACCTTCTCACAAGCCTTGCATCTTAGTAAGAGTCTTATCTTGAAGTCCTTTTATATTGATCTGGTTCTTAGCACCTCTTGGTACTATGAGGATGTCAATCTTGACGAAGAGGGGATCAGCGAAGGCATCGAGAATTGTGATTACATACTGAATTTGATCAAATCTAAAAGTGTGTGA
- a CDS encoding class I SAM-dependent methyltransferase, with protein MKHTFWSNQVQTADLLYQTRNIRFRHAYKVKLLKGIGAKGGTDILEIGCGPGSLSFRIKEWLPDARVTALDRDSNFVEYVKQKSLERNLEITAVEGDALKLPFKDETFDLTTSHTVIEHVPTKEFFDEQYRVLKNGGTLSVISSRPELAIHRNDEDETTSEEKDIWELIRKQKGGKLAGVCEYPLGITEIPKWFEKTGFRNIEVDFEVITYIPDDHRSNEEHKIDIVEIERNCVLDCIRIDEKLLEGKIESEKFERLVSLVNTRYDNLLKRTLEGGSTWQTAANLLMMVRGIK; from the coding sequence ATGAAACATACATTCTGGTCCAATCAAGTTCAAACAGCAGATCTACTGTATCAGACACGAAATATCAGGTTTAGACATGCTTACAAAGTCAAGCTACTTAAAGGGATTGGTGCAAAGGGTGGCACCGACATTCTAGAGATCGGTTGTGGACCCGGGTCACTTAGTTTTAGAATAAAGGAATGGCTGCCTGACGCACGTGTGACTGCCCTTGATAGGGATTCGAATTTTGTGGAGTATGTGAAGCAAAAATCGCTTGAACGTAACTTGGAGATTACCGCTGTGGAAGGCGATGCTCTCAAACTACCTTTTAAAGATGAAACGTTTGATTTGACCACTTCTCACACAGTCATTGAACACGTTCCTACAAAAGAATTCTTTGACGAGCAGTACCGCGTGCTCAAAAATGGTGGCACCTTATCGGTCATCAGTTCAAGACCGGAGCTGGCGATTCATAGGAATGATGAAGACGAGACCACTTCTGAAGAAAAAGACATTTGGGAACTGATTAGAAAGCAAAAGGGTGGAAAACTAGCCGGTGTTTGCGAGTATCCTTTAGGGATCACCGAAATTCCTAAGTGGTTTGAAAAGACTGGTTTTAGGAATATTGAAGTCGATTTTGAAGTGATTACCTATATACCAGACGATCACCGTTCGAACGAAGAACATAAAATAGACATTGTCGAAATTGAAAGAAATTGTGTGCTTGATTGCATAAGGATCGATGAGAAACTCTTAGAAGGAAAGATTGAAAGTGAAAAGTTTGAACGCTTGGTCTCGCTTGTCAACACACGTTATGACAACTTGCTAAAACGCACACTAGAAGGTGGATCAACTTGGCAGACCGCTGCGAATCTGCTGATGATGGTAAGAGGCATTAAATAG